The Heyndrickxia vini genome contains a region encoding:
- a CDS encoding threonine/serine exporter family protein — protein sequence MIQQLITSFIATGAFGIIFNIPRKKLLLCGLVGMIGWFIYVLLINSHANAAVASLVAAFVIAVISQVFAKIYKAPIIIFSVSGIIPLVPGGMSYDAMRHFVANDYNTAIQMAAKAFMISGAIAIGIVFAEVINQMIRKAKAPC from the coding sequence ATGATTCAACAGCTGATTACTAGCTTTATCGCCACGGGTGCGTTTGGAATAATTTTTAATATACCGAGGAAAAAATTATTACTTTGTGGACTTGTTGGAATGATTGGCTGGTTCATATATGTTTTACTAATCAATTCACATGCAAACGCGGCAGTAGCTAGTTTGGTTGCTGCGTTCGTTATTGCTGTGATTAGTCAAGTATTTGCAAAAATATATAAGGCACCGATTATTATTTTTAGTGTATCAGGAATTATTCCGCTCGTTCCAGGAGGAATGTCTTATGATGCAATGAGACATTTCGTGGCAAATGATTACAATACAGCTATACAAATGGCTGCAAAAGCATTCATGATATCTGGTGCTATTGCGATTGGAATCGTATTTGCAGAAGTAATTAATCAAATGATTAGAAAAGCGAAGGCGCCTTGCTAA